A section of the Vibrio vulnificus CMCP6 genome encodes:
- the ftsH gene encoding ATP-dependent zinc metalloprotease FtsH produces the protein MAKNLILWLVIAVVLMSVFQSFGPGESNGRAVDYTTFVQEVGQGQIQEATFKDGEITFVRRGGGGKFVTYMPVYDQKLLDDLINQNVKVQGTPPEEQSLLGTIFISWFPMILLIGVWIFFMRQMQGGGGKGAMSFGKSKARMMSEEQIKTTFGDVAGCDEAKEDVKELVDYLRDPSRFQKLGGKIPTGVLMVGPPGTGKTLLAKAIAGEAKVPFFTISGSDFVEMFVGVGASRVRDMFEQAKKASPCIIFIDEIDAVGRQRGAGVGGGHDEREQTLNQMLVEMDGFEGNEGIIVIAATNRPDVLDPALLRPGRFDRQVVVGLPDVRGREQILKVHMRKVPLAGDVEPSLIARGTPGFSGADLANLVNEAALFAARGNKRNVSMVEFELAKDKIMMGAERRSMVMSEEIKESTAYHEAGHAIVGRLVPEHDPVYKVSIIPRGRALGVTMYLPEQDRVSMSRQHLESMISSLYGGRLAEELIYGVDRVSTGASNDIERATDIARKMVTQWGFSEKLGPMLYAEEEGEVFLGRSVTQTKHMSDDTAKLIDDEVRKLIDRNYERARQILIDNMDIMHAMKDALMKYETIDAGQIDDLMARKETIREPAGWGDQAATEKTEKSEAKAEEKTAEPEVTAQSQPDEVQQPTDKKDAE, from the coding sequence ATGGCAAAAAATTTAATTCTGTGGCTGGTTATCGCTGTCGTGTTAATGTCGGTATTTCAGAGCTTTGGCCCTGGAGAAAGTAACGGCAGAGCAGTGGATTACACCACATTCGTACAGGAAGTTGGTCAAGGCCAGATTCAAGAAGCAACGTTTAAAGACGGTGAAATTACCTTCGTTAGACGTGGCGGCGGCGGTAAGTTTGTAACTTACATGCCGGTATACGATCAGAAATTGCTGGACGACCTGATCAACCAAAACGTTAAAGTACAAGGTACGCCTCCAGAAGAGCAAAGCTTGCTCGGTACTATCTTTATTTCTTGGTTCCCAATGATTCTACTCATTGGTGTGTGGATATTCTTCATGCGTCAAATGCAAGGTGGCGGTGGCAAAGGTGCCATGTCATTTGGTAAGAGCAAAGCTCGCATGATGAGTGAAGAGCAGATCAAAACGACGTTTGGTGATGTCGCAGGTTGTGACGAAGCCAAAGAAGACGTTAAAGAGCTAGTGGATTATCTACGTGACCCAAGTCGTTTCCAAAAGCTGGGTGGTAAGATTCCAACTGGTGTTTTGATGGTAGGTCCTCCAGGTACGGGTAAAACCTTATTGGCAAAAGCCATTGCTGGTGAGGCGAAGGTGCCATTTTTCACTATCTCTGGTTCTGACTTCGTTGAAATGTTTGTTGGTGTTGGTGCTTCGCGTGTTCGTGATATGTTCGAACAGGCCAAAAAAGCCTCACCATGCATCATCTTCATTGATGAAATCGATGCCGTAGGTCGCCAGCGTGGTGCAGGTGTTGGTGGTGGTCATGATGAACGTGAGCAAACACTAAACCAAATGCTAGTAGAAATGGATGGTTTCGAAGGTAACGAAGGCATTATCGTTATTGCGGCAACCAACCGTCCAGATGTTTTGGATCCTGCACTACTGCGTCCTGGTCGTTTTGACCGTCAAGTTGTGGTCGGTCTGCCGGATGTACGTGGTCGTGAACAGATCCTGAAAGTGCATATGCGTAAAGTACCGCTAGCCGGTGACGTTGAGCCTTCTCTTATTGCGCGTGGTACACCTGGTTTCTCGGGTGCTGATTTAGCCAACCTAGTTAACGAAGCGGCGCTATTTGCTGCGCGTGGTAATAAACGCAACGTCTCTATGGTTGAATTTGAACTGGCAAAAGACAAAATCATGATGGGTGCAGAACGTCGCTCTATGGTGATGTCTGAAGAAATCAAAGAGTCAACGGCATACCATGAAGCGGGCCATGCGATCGTTGGTCGCCTTGTGCCTGAGCATGATCCTGTTTACAAAGTGTCGATTATTCCTCGCGGGCGTGCACTTGGTGTAACCATGTACTTGCCAGAGCAAGACCGAGTCAGTATGTCTCGTCAGCACTTAGAGTCTATGATTTCAAGCCTATATGGCGGTCGTTTAGCTGAAGAACTGATTTACGGTGTAGATCGTGTATCAACAGGGGCTTCAAACGATATCGAACGTGCAACTGATATTGCTCGTAAGATGGTGACACAATGGGGCTTCTCTGAAAAACTTGGTCCGATGCTTTATGCGGAGGAAGAAGGTGAAGTTTTCTTAGGACGTAGTGTGACACAAACTAAACATATGTCAGACGACACCGCAAAACTGATTGATGATGAAGTTCGTAAGTTGATTGACCGCAACTATGAGCGTGCAAGACAAATCCTAATCGATAACATGGATATCATGCACGCAATGAAAGATGCGTTAATGAAATACGAAACCATCGATGCTGGTCAAATTGATGATCTGATGGCTCGCAAAGAGACCATTCGTGAACCAGCGGGTTGGGGTGATCAAGCGGCGACGGAGAAAACGGAAAAATCAGAAGCAAAAGCTGAAGAGAAAACCGCAGAGCCGGAAGTGACTGCTCAGTCTCAACCAGATGAAGTTCAGCAGCCTACTGACAAAAAAGATGCAGAATAG
- the folP gene encoding dihydropteroate synthase, with protein MILRSQKKSLDLSFPVVMGILNVTPDSFSDGGQFNALDAALAQAERMIAAGVSIIDVGGESTRPGAPEVSLEEELKRVIPAIQAIRQKHDVWISIDTSKAEVMKQAIEAGADLINDVRALKEPGALAVAAKAQVPICLMHMQGQPRSMQHNPSYQDVLKEVSEFLEERVAACEEAGIAKELLILDPGFGFGKTIEHNYHLLAHLEAFHQLGLPILAGMSRKSMVFKLLNKKPAECMVASVTCATIAAMKGAQIIRVHDVEETVEAMRVIQMMHKNI; from the coding sequence ATGATTCTACGTTCCCAAAAAAAATCCTTAGATCTTTCATTCCCTGTTGTGATGGGAATTCTTAATGTCACACCTGACTCGTTTTCCGATGGAGGCCAATTTAATGCGCTTGATGCGGCATTGGCCCAAGCCGAGCGAATGATTGCTGCCGGTGTGAGTATCATTGATGTCGGTGGTGAGTCAACACGTCCAGGTGCGCCAGAAGTCTCATTGGAAGAAGAGTTGAAGCGCGTTATTCCTGCAATTCAAGCCATTCGGCAAAAGCACGATGTTTGGATCTCTATTGATACCAGCAAAGCGGAAGTGATGAAGCAAGCCATTGAAGCCGGTGCGGATCTCATTAATGATGTTCGCGCATTGAAGGAGCCAGGGGCCTTGGCAGTTGCCGCGAAAGCCCAAGTTCCGATTTGTCTGATGCACATGCAAGGCCAACCTCGAAGCATGCAGCATAACCCAAGCTATCAAGATGTATTAAAAGAGGTCAGCGAATTTTTGGAAGAGCGTGTTGCAGCCTGTGAAGAAGCCGGTATTGCAAAAGAGCTGCTTATTCTTGACCCTGGGTTTGGTTTTGGCAAAACCATCGAACACAATTATCATCTGTTAGCGCATTTAGAGGCATTTCATCAATTAGGTTTGCCGATTTTGGCGGGCATGTCTCGTAAATCGATGGTTTTTAAATTACTGAACAAAAAGCCTGCAGAGTGCATGGTGGCTAGTGTAACATGTGCGACGATTGCTGCTATGAAAGGCGCTCAGATCATTCGCGTTCATGATGTCGAAGAAACCGTTGAAGCGATGCGAGTCATTCAAATGATGCATAAAAATATCTGA